Within Marmota flaviventris isolate mMarFla1 chromosome 13, mMarFla1.hap1, whole genome shotgun sequence, the genomic segment ACAAAGTTTAAATTTAACAATTTGACTTTCAAAGTAGATATATTCATtggttatataaatatgtatacagtATATCTATTATTAACATATAAtagactgggtgtggtggtacacatctgtaccCCAGTAACTCGGATATGAGataagaggatctcaagtttgaggctgaCCTCAGCAACTAATTAAGGCCACAGTAACTTAGTAAGATtcagtcccaaaataaaaattaaaagggagagGGATTTGGTTCAGTGGAAatgcacttctgggttcaatacccagtaccaaaaaataaaacaggaatgtCAGTTGGACTCTCTAAAAGGGAgtctgggggcaggggaggaggatCAACAATGGAAAATGTTTTGGAAACACTGCTGTAAACACATATAAACATCATGGAAAGCAAAAACAGAAGTAGAAAGTCCTGGGGGTGACAttcagaaaattgaaagcataatCATTCCTATTTAAGACATAAATAGACCTTAACATATCAAGGGCTTCAGAGAACCTAGAGGCAAAGGTTCAAAATCACCCATCTCCAGCAGTCCAACAGCAACTTCAAGACCCCCAATGACCTGGCCCTTGGCTTTCCTGCTGGCCCTGGTGATGCTCAGCTGTAAGACAACCTGCTCTCTGGGCTGTGACCTGCCTCAAATACACAACCTGGGTCTTGAAACTCCTGAGAAAAATGAGGAGGGGACCTGGATGCTCCTGGAAAAAATGAGGAGAATTCCCACTTTCTCCTGCCTGAAGTACAGAAAGGACTTTGCTTTCCCCAAGGAGCAGTTGGAGGGTGAGCAGGTACAGAAGACTCAAGCTGTTGCTGTCCTCCATGAGATGACCCAGCAGATCTTCAACCTCTTCAGCACCCAGGAGGCCTCTGCTGCTTGGGACAAGACCCTCCTGGACACCTTCCTCACTGGCCTCCATCAGCATCTGGATGACCTGAAAGCCTGTGGGACCCAGCAGGTGGGGGTGGAAGAGGCTCCCCTGAGGGCTGTGAGGAAATACTTCCACAGGATCACTGTCTACCTGAAGGAGAAGAAATGCCTGCCTTGTGCCTGGGAGGTGGTCAGAGCAGAAATCATGAAATCCTTCTCTTCATCAGCCAACTTGTATGGAAGACTAAGGAGCATGGAATGGGACCTGGTCCAGCAGGGAAATGCTTCTCACCTACAAACACACCTTACCACACTCCCACAAGTTCTGCTATTTCAAAGCCTTTTAATCCTGCTGGAATTGTGACATGAATTCAAGCCAGTTTTGAGACATTTTCAAGAGTTAGGCAACATTGCACTCAAATCTACAGGCACTAGTCTCTTACAACCCTACAGATGTTCCTGTCTgtctatttaaatattcatttaactatttataaaatttattttttcataaaatattatgtatatcttTATAGTatgattaatgaaaacaaaacattgtctttatattttaacaaCTTGTTTTGcatcccttaattttttttaactctttgtaTTCCTGGAGGAGAATGATGGTTTGTGTAaatatttctttcccttctctttaatttttatcgTAAATAGCAATCGAAATTTTAGTTCTAAATTCTGAATTCTGTGTTGAGTTCATTTTACATACatcattattttttgcattttgcaTTGCAGCTTAGCTGTAATACTTTTAGACAAGCTGAGAttaacagaaaaatgaatgaaaatctgagtatataaaagaaaaacatgaatatcTCACCTCATATGAAGGGAAAAATAACGGGATTTCTCTTACTCTCTTTCCTCCTACTCCGATGGGGTTCCTGCTTAGATATTCTTCATCTCTCACTAATTATGCCAATTCCACCTCTTTTCCCCTGTAGTGATTGATGCTTTCAATACACACAACAGCTGATTTATCAAAACACAAAAGTGGTGCACATTAGTGGGGTACCATAATATGTTTGGTGCAaagtttaaatcaggttaaacacgCTCATCTCCTTGAACATTTATCATGTCTCTGTTGTGAACATCTCAACATACCTCCCTCCAGCTTTATCAAATGCACAGGACGTTAGTTCCCTATACAGTCACCACATCCTGCATTTGCCCTCCAGCTTCTTGCCCCTTTCCAGCTGTACTGGGGAACCATTGATCAGCCTTTCCCATCTTTCCCCACCTTCTGCTCTCTGTGGTCTCTGGTAAGCGCCATTCCACTCTAAGCTCCTATGAGATCAACTTCTCGTGTGGCACTTATCTTCCTGTCCAGCTCATTTCACTTtacatgatgatctccagttccatccatgctGCAGATCACagcttttcattcttttctcttggCTGAATGATATTGCATTGGGCAGAACTGCCTACAGCCCAGGTTCTGCCTCTGATGTTTCATTTGGTGCCAGTTCTCTGATTTGTTGATAACAGTGTCACATGTTTAAGCCTCTTGAAGAACCAACTAAAATCTTTGAGATAATCTAATCTCAAAACATCAATTCTTTATTCTGCcaggattttattttcatttaccatATGAAAAGAGAGCTTTTATTGCTTATTATGCAGATTCTCTGGTAATCACTGTGTTAATAATTATGCACACTACTTAACAATAGTTACATGCATAATCCTAAAGCTATTTACTGTTCTTCTATAACAATTTTAGGAAATAACATGTTTTAACaacctggttttgttttgttttgttttttaccttttGAAACATTGTTCTAACTATTTTTAAGTCTTTCTCATTTTCTAGTAGAGATGGCTATGTCAAgaattcttctttattatttccttttttcctgatTCATTTAAGATTTCTTctccatataggataatgattTTATAAATCTTAAACTCTTAGGGATTAACACAAATACATTTGCAGTGAATATAATAGTCTAAGGCAGTTCCTTCAAAAGATGGAAAAGTGAAAGTGGATTGAAAATTTTCTCATCATCAGTATCGAAACTGAAAAGTAAAATTGAGTGAAAACCATTCTTAAAACAAAGATAACCTCACTACATCTATCACTAAAAGACAGCAAACAACAGTTTAGGTGTTTTGGGATTAAAAACATCAGAAATTCAAAATACTAATCAATTGATTATTACAAGTGATATAGAATTCTGCACTTAGTCTAGGTTCTACCTGTAAACAAGTTTGATCCTGAGCAATTCATTAAGCCTCTCTGTGACTCAGTTTTCACAAATGGAAAGTAGGGTGAAATATTACTGAAGTTGCATGTATCAAACacactaaaactttaaaaaacacttaGCCAATTATCCTCCACTGAATGAGGGCTTAACAGTGAAGactaatttcttatttatttatagagatATGTATAAGAATAACAAACTCATAAATCTCTGTTTTTATTGACAAGGTGGCacaattttgaatatttgaaatgagAGTTGTACTGGAGAAGACTTGAAATAGATAGACTTGGCACTGAAAGTAAGTCTGATTAATATTCAAACTGTATTGATGGCTTGTAAGCATCTTGTGTAGGATTAGAGTCTAAAACAAATGTTGGGTATGTGTGTATAGTATATCATATTTAATATACAATTGTTGGTAACATGTTATTcacaatatgtatatatgtgtatatgtgtatatatatatatatatgtatatatatatatatatatatgtatatatatatatatatatatatatatatatatatatatgtacatgttcaaacaaatatattttatttgtgaattttgaTGCCTGTGACACTCCCACTTCCTCTCTATTTCCCTGGATCCTAACATGTCATTCTCATATCACAGTAGTTTCCTTCTCTCTGCTGCAGAAATCCCCAGTGTTTCTGGCatagtggcacattcctgtaatcccagaggcttgggagaatgattgcagcctcagcaacctaaggaggccctaagcaacttagcaagactctgtctcaaaaatcaaaaaataaaaaagggctgggatgtgtctcagtaacTAGGTGTCACTCGGtccaatccctgataccaaaagaaaaaataaaagctacaaaGAGTAAAAATGCAACTTTAAGAATGGAATAATATATTTGCATATCATTTGTCATACAGTACCAAATATATGCTACAGAATAGATGAACCTTGAGAACATTATACTAAGGTATACAATTTGGTAAAAATTATTGTTGAAGATTATAGTTACCTAACTCTGTTATAGAGTATTAAAGCTACTTCCCTCACTCTATCTGCATTTAGGTACCTTTTATCCAGCCTCTTTGTGTCCTCCCTCTACCTCATCTTTGTAGTTTCTAGAGGCCTTATTCATTCAACTTCTATATAATCAATAGTTTTAGCCTTGTGTTTGAGTGAAAACATGTGGTATTGGTTTTCCTGGGCCCAGTATATTTCACATAAGATAATGAATGACTTTCGTTCTATCCACATGGCTGCAAATGAGATTTCATCCTTTCATGattgaacaatattccattgtgtacatatggaCACACAATGGATGCCTGaatgtatatgtgtacacacacacatatatgaaatatatattcatttatccattgacAGATGTCACAGTTGGTTTTATATTTTGGCTATTGAGAATAGTGTGGCAATAAACACAGCTTTGCAGGTGTTTCTATTACACAATGAGTTTATTCCCTTTGGCTATATATTCCTTAGTGGAATCATACGGGAgtcctattttcagttttctgagaCATCTCCAAATTGTTTTCTATAATGGTTATATTGATATACATTCCCATTAAAGATACGTAAAATTTTGCCTTATATGCATCATCACCTGGATTtattactttttgtctttttgataatagtcacTCTAACTAGATTAAAAtgttatctcattgtggtttagaTTTATATTATCCTGATTGTTAGTGATACTGAAAATTTTTCATACTGGCTGTTTTGTGTCTTCTTACAGGAAATGTCAATCCGGATATTatgcccatttaaaaaatggaatattaaccCATTGTCAGAtgaatcattttcaaatatttctccaTCCCATTCTCTAGATGATCTCTTAAGTCAGTTGAATGTTTACCTTTCTGTGCAGAATCTTCTTACTtttttataattccatttgtcTACATTACTTTTGTTGCCTGTATATCAAAAAtcttatcaaaatattttgcataCTTCCATAGTTTTTTCCCTATATGTTCATCTACTACTTCATAGTTTGGAGTCTTTCTTTTAGGTTGTTAGtgcattttgaattgatttttgtaaatGGTGAGAAATAGGAGTTCTGGTTTCATAGTTGTTCATATGTATACCCTGTTTGCCTACCACTATTCattgaagagaatttttttttccctctaatgtATGTTCTTGCTCTTTGTTGAAGTTTACTTGGCTGTTTTTGTAGAATAATTTCTGGTTTTTCTATTGTATTCCATGGTCTGtgtatccttttttaaaaaaataataacaccatgcttttattgtttgtttgtttttcctactATCATTTTTATACTGCTTTCAGCTTACATTTAATCCACATGTGATCAGCTCTGAGGACAAAAGGGGAGAGTCACAAAAACCAACTCCCAG encodes:
- the LOC114089149 gene encoding interferon alpha-2-like, producing MTWPLAFLLALVMLSCKTTCSLGCDLPQIHNLGLETPEKNEEGTWMLLEKMRRIPTFSCLKYRKDFAFPKEQLEGEQVQKTQAVAVLHEMTQQIFNLFSTQEASAAWDKTLLDTFLTGLHQHLDDLKACGTQQVGVEEAPLRAVRKYFHRITVYLKEKKCLPCAWEVVRAEIMKSFSSSANLYGRLRSMEWDLVQQGNASHLQTHLTTLPQVLLFQSLLILLEL